The proteins below come from a single Triticum aestivum cultivar Chinese Spring chromosome 5D, IWGSC CS RefSeq v2.1, whole genome shotgun sequence genomic window:
- the LOC123119534 gene encoding chaperone protein ClpB1, translating to MGGSKLGVEASRHLTRVWREIEPVLWLGATAGLCWAAWRYYRYRACLCSFGRKMGGSSEGEGDPVIGRDKEIDRVICILCRRSKNCAALVGEAGVGKTAIIEGLAQRIASGKVPANLAGARVVEVDLGAMLAGTSLRGMFEERIKDVIKSAEAGDGKVILFIDEMHMLLGAGDVVGGTDAANLLKPALARGRIRCVGATTLKEYHRYIQTDAALERRFQKVHVKEPSVQATVTILQGLKQRYQDHHVLEIQDAALVAAAELAGRYITDRQFPDKAIDLIDEACATTRMLVDSESEATGTRTQSYNKKEVTAQSRSIKAVKKGIVGPSQVAQVVSLWTGIPVAAIDQGEKEKLLHLAEKLHERVVGQDEAVNLVAQTVLRSRVGLDQPGQPIGSFLFLGSTGVGKTELAKALAEQLFDNENMLVRFDMSEYGTKGSVLRLIGAPPSYFGYDDGGQLTEKVKSHPYSVILFDEVEKAHREVYNVFLQLLDDGLLTDGKGRTVDFKNTIIIMTSNLGSKHLAAGMVGKNTMQETHKLVMKEVWKRFKPELLNRLSEIVIFEPLSHDKLKEIVKIQMKNAVARVAKKGISLHASDAALDVILSESYEPMYGARPIRRWIQKNVMNTICEMLVKGEAGEGSTISIDATDHNKGLKYEVVKKAADPSGTILVPAPEPLACPDEESDDSVMVTSLTKCLG from the exons ATGGGAGGGTCTAAGTTGGGGGTCGAGGCCTCGCGACATTTGACAAGGGTTTGGCGAGAAATCGAACCTGTGCTCTGGCTTGGAGCAACTGCTGGCTTGTGTTGGGCAGCGTGGAGGTACTACCGATACCGTGCCTGCCTATGCAGCTTCGGCCGGAAGATGGGGGGATCATCGGAGGGCGAGGGCGATCCAGTGATCGGGCGCGACAAGGAGATCGACCGGGTCATATGCATTCTCTGCCGCCGGAGCAAGAACTGCGCCGCGCTCGTCGGGGAGGCAGGGGTCGGCAAGACGGCCATCATCGAGGGCCTCGCCCAGCGCATTGCCAGTGGGAAAGTCCCTGCCAACCTTGCCGGAGCACGTGTGGTGGAGGTCGACCTTGGGGCCATGCTGGCCGGGACAAGTCTCCGTGGCATGTTTGAGGAGCGAATCAAGGATGTGATAAAGAGTGCGGAGGCTGGGGATGGCAAGGTGATCCTGTTCATCGACGAGATGCACATGCTTCTTGGTGCTGGTGATGTTGTCGGTGGCACGGATGCCGCCAACCTGCTGAAGCCGGCGCTGGCCCGTGGCCGCATCCGCTGCGTGGGCGCCACCACTCTCAAAGAGTACCACAGGTACATTCAGACGGATGCCGCACTCGAGCGGCGATTCCAAAAGGTTCATGTTAAGGAGCCGAGCGTGCAGGCGACCGTCACCATTCTGCAGGGGCTTAAACAGCGGTACCAAGACCACCATGTCTTGGAAATTCAGGATGCTGCTCTGGTTGCTGCCGCAGAGCTTGCTGGCCGCTATATCACTG ATCGCCAGTTTCCTGACAAGGCAATTGATCTGATCGATGAGGCATGCGCTACCACAAGGATGCTGGTTGACAGCGAAAGTGAAGCAACTGGCACCAGGACGCAGAGTTACAACAAAAAAGAAGTGACTGCACAAAGTAGATCCATAAAAGCAGTGAAGAAAGGAATTGTTGGTCCGAGTCAGGTCGCACAG GTTGTGAGCCTGTGGACTGGAATTCCTGTCGCTGCTATTGATCAAGGGGAGAAGGAGAAACTACTACACTTAGCAGAAAAATTGCATGAGCGAGTTGTTGGCCAGGACGAGGCGGTCAATTTGGTTGCACAGACGGTCCTACGTTCCAGAGTCGGCCTTGATCAGCCGGGCCAACCAATAGGTTCTTTCCTCTTTTTGGGCTCGACTGGTGTTGGAAAGACAGAGCTTGCAAAAGCTCTTGCCGAGCAGCTATTTGACAATGAAAATATGTTGGTTCGCTTTGACATGTCCGAATACGGTACGAAGGGATCTGTGTTGCGCCTCATCGGAGCACCTCCAAG CTATTTTGGTTATGACGATGGAGGACAACTGACTGAAAAAGTCAAGAGTCACCCGTACAGTGTCATCCTGTTTGATGAGGTGGAGAAGGCGCATCGCGAGGTGTACAATGTTTTTCTTCAACTTCTCGATGATGGTTTGTTGACCGATGGCAAAGGCCGAACAGTAGATTTCAAAAACACCATCATCATTATGACCTCAAATCTTGGGTCAAAGCACCTTGCAGCAGGAATGGTTGGGAAGAACACAATGCAAGAAACACACAAGCTTGTCATGAAAGAG GTTTGGAAACGCTTCAAGCCCGAGCTTCTCAACAGGCTGAGTGAGATTGTGATATTTGAGCCGCTTTCACACGACAAACTGAAGGAGATTGTGAAAATCCAGATGAAGAACGCTGTTGCCAGAGTAGCAAAGAAGGGCATCTCTCTACACGCGAGTGATGCTGCATTGGACGTTATCTTGTCAGAGTCATACGAGCCA ATGTACGGTGCAAGGCCTATTAGAAGGTGGATacagaagaatgtgatgaacacCATCTGTGAGATGCTTGTCAAAGGAGAAGCCGGCGAAGGCTCAACAATCTCCATTGATGCCACCGACCACAACAAGGGGCTCAAGTATGAAGTGGTGAAGAAGGCGGCAGATCCTTCCGGCACCATCTTGGTCCCAGCACCAGAGCCTCTTGCTTGCCCCGACGAGGAAAGCGATGATTCGGTCATGGTCACTTCATTAACAAAGTGTCTTGGATAG